One Palaemon carinicauda isolate YSFRI2023 chromosome 5, ASM3689809v2, whole genome shotgun sequence DNA window includes the following coding sequences:
- the LOC137640834 gene encoding protein FAM200A-like, with translation MKDEIKLFLETQERKDLVHFEDEAWNKRVAYLADIFDKLNKLNLKLQGRETHVLLFQDSLQAFVSKLQNWRRKTNLGNIAMFEKLCGVMDESHIQLDQFLKDEIIEHLQSLEKEVKCYFPELS, from the coding sequence atgaaagatgaaataaagctATTCCTGGAGACTCAAGAAAGGAAAGATCTTGTCCACTTCGAAGATGAAGCATGGAATAAAAGGGTTGCGTACCTAGCCGACATTTTTGACAAGCTGAACAAGCTCAATTTGAAGCTTCAAGGAAGGGAAACACATGTTCTCCTTTTTCAAGATAGTCTTcaggcctttgtttccaaactgCAAAACTGGCGTCGGAAAACCAATCTTGGAAACATCGCTATGTTTGAAAAACTTTGTGGAGTGATGGATGAGTCTCACATCCAACTGGATCAGTTCCTTAAGGATGAGATTATCGAACATCTTCAGTCACTAGAAAAGGAAGTTAAGTGTTACTTCCCTGAGCTTTCATAG
- the LOC137640835 gene encoding protein FAM200C-like — protein sequence MKAVNLILGEASAKKMHQVSLSNNTIQRRISKMSMDVKEQVLTEIMGSPLFSFQLDESTDVSSCSQLLVFVRYINSGDIKDEFLFCSALETTTNADDVMEKVSPFFQEEDLQWENVCGVCTDGAPAMLGSKSGFQSRVKKLAPQAKGIHCMIHRYALASKTLPASLQEVLESVIKIVNYIKTKALNTRLFKELCKDMNADHKVLLFYTAVR from the coding sequence ATGAAAGCAGTAAATCTTATTCTTGGAGAAGCCAGTGCAAAAAAGATGCATCAAGTATCCCTGTCAAATAATACTATACAGAGGCGCATTTCTAAAATGTCTATGGATGTGAAGGAACAGGTTTTGACTGAAATTATGGGTTCCCCTTTGTTTTCCTTTCAGCTCGATGAGTCAACAGATGTAAGTTCATGTTCTCAGTTGCTTGTCTTCGTGAGATACATTAATTCAGGTGACATTAAAGACGAATTCTTATTCTGCAGTGCACTTGAAACCACAACAAACGCTGATGATGTCATGGAAAAAGTTTCACCTTTTTTCCAAGAGGAAGATCTTCAATGGGAAAACGTGTGTGGGGTTTGTACGGATGGGGCACCAGCTATGCTGGGATCGAAATCAGGATTCCAATCGAGAGTGAAGAAGCTAGCACCTCAAGCAAAGGGCATCCACTGCATGATTCACCGATATGCTCTCGCCAGTAAGACTCTCCCTGCTTCTCTGCAGGAAGTGCTTGAATCTGTAatcaaaattgtaaattatatcaagACTAAAGCACTCAACACTCGCCTATTCAAAGAACTATGTAAAGACATGAATGCTGACCACAAAGTCCTTCTCTTCTACACAGCAGTACGTTAG